In Quercus lobata isolate SW786 chromosome 12, ValleyOak3.0 Primary Assembly, whole genome shotgun sequence, a genomic segment contains:
- the LOC115970826 gene encoding protein ECERIFERUM 2-like has translation MASLNNGITIVHKLTIEALLSVTPYKLIDQRLVRRVFAMDPVGSAIFRRCLHVLLYYKNVNEEDSGSLFAGWAKESLARALYEQPLLSGRLRRGEDGDGELEIVSNDSGARLVEAQMNITLSEFLELKEKEEAEAQLVSWNDIDEHNPQFSPLFYVQVTNFRCGGYSVGISCSLLLADILVKDNFLNSWANMHNNILSNNNESKKPVFYLPNLKTNGYSPANIISHSPTNDCGQTMHFKVTIENENSDGEFFQSLALLCVEETESKLGSTMASEFSLFVKENSEVIKIEKYSKHGHVNPQLGLKTQVTCAGWDEYLGANEVAFRDGNRPMHVSYWIGSIFDGLVIAIPPLNQATLGVNILVTIPNENKL, from the exons ATGGCAAGTCTGAATAATGGTATCACCATTGTCCATAAGTTAACGATTGAAGCTCTGTTATCAGTGACACCTTATAAGCTGATTGATCAGAGACTGGTGCGCCGAGTTTTTGCCATGGACCCTGTTGGTTCAGCAATATTTCGAAGGTGTCTTCATGTACTTCTTTACTACAAGAATGTGAATGAGGAGGATTCCGGGTCACTTTTTGCAGGTTGGGCTAAGGAGTCACTAGCAAGAGCATTGTATGAGCAGCCATTGCTTAGTGGAAGGCTCCGGCGTGGAGAGGATGGTGAtggagagttagaaattgtgtCCAATGATAGTGGTGCTCGGCTAGTGGAGGCACAAATGAATATAACTTTATCGGAGTTTCTCGAAttgaaagagaaggaagaagcagaagctcagcttgtttcttggaatgATATTGATGAACATAATCCACAGTTCTCTCCGTTATTTTATGTTCAG GTGACAAACTTCCGGTGTGGTGGATACTCGGTTGGTATTAGCTGTAGCCTTCTTTTGGCAGACATTTTGGTGAAGGATAACTTCCTCAATAGTTGGGCAAACATGCACAACAATATACTTTCCAATAATAATGAATCCAAAAAGCCCGTATTTTACCTTCCTAATCTTAAAACAAATGGTTATTCCCCTGCCAACATAATTAGCCACAGTCCAACTAATGATTGTGGCCAAACCATGCATTTCAAGGTCactattgaaaatgaaaattcgGATGGTGAATTCTTCCAGTCACTTGCATTGCTTTGTGTTGAGGAGACAGAGAGCAAACTTGGTAGCACAATGGCTTCAgagttttctttgtttgtgaAAGAAAACTCCGAGGTCATTAAGATAGAAAAGTATTCTAAACATGGACATGTTAATCCACAATTGGGTCTCAAGACTCAAGTCACTTGTGCAGGTTGGGATGAATATTTAGGGGCCAACGAGGTAGCGTTTCGTGATGGGAATAGGCCAATGCATGTTTCATATTGGATTGGGTCAATTTTTGATGGTCTTGTCATTGCAATTCCTCCTCTTAATCAGGCTACTCTTGGAGTGAACATTTTAGTCACAATTCCTAATGAGAATAAACTCTAG